A region of the Magnetospirillum sp. WYHS-4 genome:
AGGCGGTGGACACCCTGGCCGGCTATTCCGATCCTGGGGACCACCCGCGTTGGACGGCCCGCGAGATCCGCCTGGAAGGCCCGACGGCCCTGGCGCGCACGCGGGCGACGATCCAGGGCCTGCAGGAAAGGGCGCCCGACCTGGTGTAGCGCGGCGCCGGCTTTTGGACTCTTTGGGATTTAGTTCTGGACTCGCCGAACGCGGTCATCGCGGCCCCACGATCAGCACCTCGCGGGCGGTCTGCGGCCGGTCGCCGCGAGCCACCGTGTAGGTGGTCTCGACGGCCTCGATCCGGAACCGCTCGAAGGTCTCCCGGACGCCGGGGGTGTCGTTCAGGCTGAGGATGAACCGCCCCTTGATCCCGGCCAACTGTTCAGCCAGGGCGGCGAAGTCATCCCGACAGAACAAGCCCCGGCCGTAGTCGGCCTCGCAGCCCCAATAGGGCGGGTCCAAATAGAACAGGGTCTCCGCCCTGTCGTAGCGGGATATGAACCGGTCATAGGGCAGGCACTCGATCACCACGCCGGCCAGCCGCTCGTGGACGTCCTGGAGGTCCCGCTCCAGGGTGACCAGGTTGAACCGGGCGCCATTGCCGGGGGACACGCCGAAGTTCCGGCCCGAGACCTTACCGCCGAACGCCGTGCGCTGGAGGTACAGGAACCTTGCCGCTCGCTCCAGGTCGGTCAGCGTCTCGGGGCTGGTGGCCACAAGCCGGTTGAAGTCGGTCCTGGTCGTGAGCTGGAACCTGAGC
Encoded here:
- a CDS encoding DNA adenine methylase, whose translation is MTKESIPSAKPPAAWLGGKRNLARRIVARIEAIPHSTYAEPFLGMGGVFFRRRQAPEAEVVNDLNRDVANLFRILQRHFPQFMDTLRFQLTTRTDFNRLVATSPETLTDLERAARFLYLQRTAFGGKVSGRNFGVSPGNGARFNLVTLERDLQDVHERLAGVVIECLPYDRFISRYDRAETLFYLDPPYWGCEADYGRGLFCRDDFAALAEQLAGIKGRFILSLNDTPGVRETFERFRIEAVETTYTVARGDRPQTAREVLIVGPR